The following proteins come from a genomic window of Blastococcus sp. HT6-30:
- a CDS encoding ATP-binding protein, translated as MLIVVSGLPGTGKSAVAAVLAGRLKAVHLSIDPIEDALRGAGLPPSWETGVGAYEAAREMTEQNLLLGHAVVVDAVNDSEPARGTWRLAAQRAGADLTFVLLTLADAEEHRRRLEGRARGLRHVPEPTWHQVQERAAGYVDWPDEDCLRVDAAPSVEEIVLAVHKTLTGKTPSF; from the coding sequence ATGCTCATCGTCGTCTCAGGGCTACCGGGTACCGGAAAGTCCGCTGTTGCCGCCGTGCTCGCTGGCCGATTGAAGGCCGTCCATCTATCTATCGACCCAATCGAAGATGCGCTCAGAGGCGCTGGACTGCCGCCGTCCTGGGAAACCGGGGTCGGTGCCTACGAGGCGGCTCGTGAGATGACTGAACAGAACCTTCTCCTCGGCCATGCGGTCGTGGTGGATGCGGTGAACGACAGTGAGCCAGCGAGAGGCACTTGGCGCCTTGCAGCCCAACGCGCGGGAGCAGACCTCACCTTCGTCCTCTTGACCCTTGCCGACGCCGAGGAGCATCGGCGTCGACTTGAAGGGCGCGCACGCGGACTGCGCCATGTTCCTGAGCCAACGTGGCACCAGGTCCAAGAGCGTGCCGCTGGCTACGTGGATTGGCCGGACGAGGACTGCCTCCGGGTGGACGCGGCGCCTTCGGTGGAGGAGATCGTCCTCGCGGTACACAAGACACTGACCGGGAAGACACCGTCTTTCTGA
- a CDS encoding isochorismatase family protein, producing the protein MTALENRSRTALLVIDVQNGVVGNAYERDRVVGNIRQLVEKARAEQVPVVWVQHSDEGLPQGSDEWQYVPELARLDSEPLVHKSYGDSFEATGLEEHLAERAIGRLVVTGAQTDACIRSTLHGALVRGYDTTLVADAHTTEDLRQWGVPIGPDQAIAYTNAYWDLASAPGRRGSVTPTAEVDFSGV; encoded by the coding sequence CGGCGTGGTCGGCAACGCCTACGAGCGCGACCGCGTCGTCGGCAACATCCGGCAGCTCGTCGAGAAGGCCCGCGCCGAGCAGGTGCCGGTGGTGTGGGTCCAGCACTCCGACGAGGGCCTGCCGCAGGGCTCCGACGAGTGGCAGTACGTCCCGGAGCTGGCGCGCCTGGACTCCGAGCCCCTGGTGCACAAGAGCTACGGCGACTCGTTCGAGGCCACCGGCCTGGAGGAGCACCTCGCCGAGCGTGCCATCGGCCGGTTGGTGGTCACCGGCGCGCAGACCGACGCCTGCATCCGCTCGACGTTGCACGGCGCCCTGGTCCGCGGGTACGACACCACCCTGGTCGCTGACGCGCACACCACCGAGGACCTGCGCCAGTGGGGCGTCCCGATCGGCCCCGACCAGGCGATCGCCTACACGAACGCCTACTGGGACCTCGCGTCCGCGCCCGGCCGCCGGGGCAGTGTCACCCCCACCGCGGAGGTCGACTTCTCGGGCGTCTGA